GTACGGCCTTTTGGCCTCGACTACACACTTGATGttctcgtcgtcgtcgtcatcGAAGTCCAGTTCATCTTCGTTTGATCCGTCAATTATGTCATCGAAGTCCCTAGGGATGTTTCTCATCGGTTTGATTGGTGGCAGCCCTAGTTCCCGTTCGTTTATATAAGGTCCAGCTGCGATTTGTTGATTCTCAGGCTTTCTGCTTCCATTCttccttgtttttactGGGATTGGTATTTGCATTCTATTTGCTTGATATAAGGATGCGTATGGTCTTTGAGCTGGTAGTTCGTAGCGAATTCGGCCACCTCTATCGCCCACCACTACTCTAAAACCAATCAGtgctaaaaatattaaaatactaTAGTTTAACGACATTTTATCCAATTAAACAGATGTtctaattatataaaagATCACCATGTATCGaagaaaatcaaatattagATTTGGCGCGTCTATCAAATTTCAGGTCCAGGGACAATTCTTTCTTTCCGGCCAGGATTCCAGCCAGTATTATTCCTCCGTATATTACGCTGTTCTTAAAAAACCTGAAACAGTTTGCTGGGTCTTCCAGGTTAACATTTTTCAGTTGCCTCATCATCCACAGGTGTGACAGTACGACGCTGGCGTAAAATGGATCctatgtttaaatttaatacaagttacaataataaatttaattataactaCCATCAATAACTTTTTGAGTATATTTGGTGAGTTACCCCTAATTTTGCGAAGTATCCGCAGGTTGCCAGCAGTATTGACATATTATATGCTACGAGGTTACACATCTTCTTTGTGTTGTCACCCctgaattttaattatagagatatatatttttgtgtaTGTTACCAGAGTAGCGCCAGTGATTTAAGTCCCAATTTTTTGTCAAACTCCTTGTCCTGGTGCGCGTATATTGTATCGTAAATCATGGGCCATATTGATGCCgttaagtatataaatattggaGGCAGTGTTATTGGACCACCGGATATTATAGTCCAGGCCTAAAGGGCGGAATTACTGTAAAAACTGTACCATCAGTGTGCCTATGCTTGAGGACATTCCTAGGATAAGCTGGGCGTAGTTTGTGTATCTCTTCATTAGGGGATATAGTGAGCATGTTATTGAGGTGAGGAATCCGAGCATTATCCTAAGATTCTGGTTAAAACTACTCAGCCTTACGTATTAGTATCAAACTGGAGCAATATTGAAAGAGCCATTGCAGAGTTGAACGCCAAGGTGGTTAAGGctacaaaaataaatgataaacaATGTTAAAGGACAAAAAGCGTATATTTTGGCTATACcattgatttaatttattaaatcctACCCTCCTTGGTTCCTATTAAACCGCTAGCCAGGGGCCTGATCTTTGTTCTTTCTACGTGTTTGTCGAAGTTTTTATCAAAGAGGTCGTTTATGCAACATCCTGCTGATCTTGCGAAGAAGGCGCCCAAACACATTAATCCCATCTTCTTGAGTTCAAGGAACGTTACTACTGAGGGTAAGGCCAAGGATGCGCTCCACATTGCTGGTAAAGCAAATATAACCACTGGCATTAATGAATGTATTCTCATTAACCTTCCACATGATGCAATTTTGTCATAGAATCCTACATTTTTGGAGGGGTTGGAATTGTTTACATGTATATGTCTGAGTTTTGGCAGCAGAAAAGGTGA
The sequence above is a segment of the Theileria orientalis strain Shintoku DNA, chromosome 3, complete genome genome. Coding sequences within it:
- a CDS encoding 4-hydroxybenzoate octaprenyltransferase, with protein sequence MFNRIILQTRRDLVNIYSNNLFYRSIVPKHKTGSNYNHCVRLYVTNTKINDLNNDKLNRQNDSPFLLPKLRHIHVNNSNPSKNVGFYDKIASCGRLMRIHSLMPVVIFALPAMWSASLALPSVVTFLELKKMGLMCLGAFFARSAGCCINDLFDKNFDKHVERTKIRPLASGLIGTKEALTTLAFNSAMALSILLQFDTNTIMLGFLTSITCSLYPLMKRYTNYAQLILGMSSSIGTLMAWTIISGGPITLPPIFIYLTASIWPMIYDTIYAHQDKEFDKKLGLKSLALLWGDNTKKMCNLVAYNMSILLATCGYFAKLGDPFYASVVLSHLWMMRQLKNVNLEDPANCFRFFKNSVIYGGIILAGILAGKKELSLDLKFDRRAKSNI